In Saccharomyces cerevisiae S288C chromosome VIII, complete sequence, a genomic segment contains:
- the MSH1 gene encoding mismatch repair ATPase MSH1 (DNA-binding protein of the mitochondria; involved in repair of mitochondrial DNA; has ATPase activity and binds to DNA mismatches; has homology to E. coli MutS; transcription is induced during meiosis), whose translation MKHFFRLPTAFRPISRVSLRYSSTDTAQPKISKLKISFNKISESNSEKKDNLGSIDTRNCLSTQQDDKLSSTEPSKASLPPSLQYVRDLMDLYKDHVVLTQMGSFYELYFEQAIRYAPELNISLTNRAYSHGKVPFAGFPVHQLSRHLKMLVNNCGYSVTIAEQFKKKDVADNEANKFYRRVTRIVTPGTFIDEAFENLRENTYLLNIEFPENCMSQVADTSLKVGICWCDVSTGEIFVQQVYLRDLVSAITRIQPKEILLDERLLEFHIESGTWYPELVELKKFFIKYQKMPSQHRTIESFYGLFNLGGKEATERQLKIQFQTFTQKELAALRNTLIYVSNHLPDFSINFQIPQRQLATAIMQIDSRTSTALELHSTVRDNNKKGSLLSSIRRTVTPSGTRLLSQWLSGPSLDLKEIKKRQKIVAFFKDNRDITETLRTMLKKVNDLSRILQKFSFGRGEALELIQMARSLEVSREIRKYLLNNTSLMKATLKSQITQLTESLNFEKNLIDDILKFLNEEELAKSQDAKQNADVTRMLDIDVKDKKESNKDEIFELRDFIVNPSFNTKLRKLHDTYQGVWQKKTEYNALLKGFFVGDLGAKTFTLKERQNGEYALHVTGTASSLKKIDELISKSTEYHGSCFHILQKSSQTRWLSHKIWTDLGHELELLNLKIRNEEANIIDLFKRKFIDRSNEVRQVATTLGYLDTLSSFAVLANERNLVCPKVDESNKLEVVNGRHLMVEEGLSARSLETFTANNCELAKDNLWVITGPNMGGKSTFLRQNAIIVILAQIGCFVPCSKARVGIVDKLFSRVGSADDLYNEMSTFMVEMIETSFILQGATERSLAILDEIGRGTSGKEGISIAYATLKYLLENNQCRTLFATHFGQELKQIIDNKCSKGMSEKVKFYQSGITDLGGNNFCYNHKLKPGICTKSDAIRVAELAGFPMEALKEAREILG comes from the coding sequence ATGAAGCATTTCTTTAGGCTACCGACAGCATTCCGGCCCATTTCTAGGGTTTCCTTACGATATTCTAGTACTGATACCGCTCAaccaaaaatatcaaaactCAAAATTAgttttaataaaatttctgaatCAAATagcgaaaaaaaagataatttGGGTTCAATTGACACACGAAATTGTCTTTCGACTCAGCAAGATGACAAACTATCAAGCACTGAGCCCTCGAAGGCTTCCCTTCCACCATCATTACAATATGTTCGTGACTTGATGGATTTGTATAAGGATCATGTGGTTTTAACACAAATGGGGTCATTTTATGAACTTTACTTTGAACAAGCAATTAGATACGCTCCAGAATTAAATATATCATTGACGAATCGAGCTTATAGTCATGGCAAAGTTCCATTTGCTGGGTTTCCTGTACACCAGTTAAGTCGACATTTAAAAATGCTTGTTAACAATTGCGGATACAGTGTAACTATCGCAGAgcaattcaaaaaaaaggacgTGGCAGATAATGAAGCCAATAAATTCTATAGGAGAGTGACTAGAATCGTTACTCCCGGCActtttattgatgaagcatttgaaaatttgagGGAAAATACATATCTCCTGAACATCGAATTTCCTGAAAACTGTATGAGTCAAGTGGCAGACACGAGTCTAAAAGTTGGTATATGTTGGTGTGATGTGAGTACTGGGGAGATATTTGTTCAACAAGTGTATCTTAGAGATTTGGTTTCTGCAATAACAAGAATTCAACCTAAGGAGATTTTATTAGATGAAAGATTACTTGAGTTTCATATCGAGTCAGGGACGTGGTATCCTGAACTTGTTGAgcttaaaaaattttttataaaatatCAGAAAATGCCCAGTCAACATCGCACTATTGAATCATTCTATGGGCTGTTTAATTTGGGAGGTAAAGAAGCAACGGAAAGGCAATTGAAAATCCAATTTCAAACTTTTACTCAGAAGGAGTTAGCTGCTTTGAGGAATACATTAATATACGTAAGTAATCATCTACCTGATTTCTCTATTAATTTTCAGATTCCTCAGAGACAATTAGCAACGGCGATAATGCAAATTGATTCAAGAACCAGCACTGCACTTGAATTGCATTCTACTGTAAGAgacaacaataaaaaaggcTCTCTGTTATCATCTATAAGAAGGACAGTTACACCTTCAGGAACAAGACTTCTGTCTCAATGGTTGAGTGGACCTTCCCttgatttgaaagaaattaaaaagcGTCAGAAAATTGTagcatttttcaaagacaaCCGTGATATCACTGAAACACTACGGACtatgttgaaaaaagtaaatgaTCTATCCCGTATACTTCAAAAGTTTAGTTTCGGAAGGGGCGAGGCATTAGAACTTATTCAAATGGCACGTTCACTAGAGGTTTCAAGagaaataagaaaatatttACTAAATAACACGTCGTTGATGAAAGCTACATTAAAGAGTCAAATCACACAGCTGACTGAGtctttaaattttgaaaaaaatttgattgatgatattttgaagtttttaaaTGAGGAAGAGCTAGCAAAGTCACAAGATGCTAAACAGAATGCAGATGTAACTAGAATGCTTGACATAGATGTAAAagacaagaaagaaagtaACAAAGATgagatttttgaattaaGAGATTTTATCGTAAACCCTTCGTTCAATACCAAACTTAGGAAATTGCATGACACTTATCAGGGCGtttggcaaaaaaaaactgagTACAATGCTTTATTAAAAGGTTTTTTTGTTGGCGACCTAGGTGCTAAGACTTTCACCTTGAAGGAAAGGCAAAACGGTGAGTATGCCCTCCATGTGACAGGAACAGCCTCTagtttaaagaaaattgatgaGTTAATTAGTAAATCGACGGAGTACCACGGAAGTTGCTTCCatattttgcaaaaatCAAGCCAAACACGATGGTTGAGTCACAAAATTTGGACAGACTTGGGGCACGAGTTGGAATTATTAAATTTAAAGATTAGGAATGAAGAGgctaatattattgatcTTTTTAAAAGGAAATTTATTGATAGAAGTAACGAGGTCAGACAAGTTGCAACTACACTGGGCTATCTTGATACCTTATCGTCCTTTGCTGTGTTAGCTAACGAGAGAAATTTAGTCTGCCCAAAAGTGGATGAGAGCAATAAACTAGAAGTAGTGAATGGGAGACATCTAATGGTTGAAGAGGGTCTTTCCGCGCGCTCTTTGGAGACATTCACGGCCAATAACTGCGAATTGGCGAAGGACAATTTATGGGTAATTACCGGACCGAATATGGGTGGTAAATCTACATTCTTAAGACAGAATGCAATTATAGTCATTCTGGCGCAAATTGGATGTTTTGTTCCATGCAGTAAGGCGCGTGTGGGTATTGTAGATAAGCTTTTTAGCCGAGTTGGTTCAGCAGATGATCTGTACAATGAGATGAGTACGTTCATGGTTGAGATGATAGAAACATCGTTCATCTTGCAAGGAGCTACGGAACGGTCTTTAGCTATTCTAGATGAGATTGGCCGTGGGACTAGTGGTAAAGAAGGCATTAGCATCGCTTATGCAACTTTAAAGTATTTGTTAGAGAACAATCAATGCAGAACGCTTTTTGCTACACATTTTGGTCAAGAACTGAAGCAAATCATTGATAACAAATGTTCGAAAGGAATGAGCGAAAAGGTCAAGTTTTACCAAAGCGGAATCACTGATTTAGGTGGAAACAATTTTTGTTACAACCATAAGTTGAAGCCGGGCATCTGCACGAAATCAGATGCCATTAGAGTTGCGGAATTGGCCGGATTTCCAATGGAAGCGTTAAAAGAAGCCCGCGAAATATTGGGATAA
- the LSM12 gene encoding Lsm12p (hypothetical protein that may function in RNA processing; interacts with Pbp1p and Pbp4p and associates with ribosomes; contains an RNA-binding LSM domain and an AD domain; GFP-fusion protein is induced by the DNA-damaging agent MMS; relative distribution to the nucleus increases upon DNA replication stress), which produces MSVSLEQTLGFRIKVTNVLDVVTEGRLYSFNSSNNTLTIQTTKKNQSPQNFKVIKCTFIKHLEVIGDKPSFNSFKKQQIKPSYVNVERVEKLLKESVIASKKKELLRGKGVSAEGQFIFDQIFKTIGDTKWVAKDIIILDDVKVQPPYKVEDIKVLHEGSNQSITLIQRIVERSWEQLEQDDGRKGG; this is translated from the coding sequence ATGAGTGTCAGCCTTGAGCAAACGCTCGGATTCAGAATAAAAGTTACGAACGTGTTGGATGTAGTTACTGAAGGAAGATTGTATTCGTTCAATTCATCCAACAACACTCTTACTATCCAaacaacaaagaagaatcaATCTCCACAAAACTTCAAGGTGATAAAATGTACATTCATCAAGCATTTGGAAGTCATTGGTGATAAGCCCTCGTTTAACTCATTCAAAAAGCAACAAATCAAACCCTCATATGTCAACGTGGAAAGAGTTGagaagcttttgaaagaaagtGTAATAGCAtctaaaaagaaagaactCTTAAGGGGCAAGGGTGTGAGTGCAGAGGGTCAGTTCATTTTCGATCAAATCTTCAAGACCATAGGAGATACTAAGTGGGTGGCTAAAGACATCATTATTCTTGATGACGTTAAGGTGCAACCTCCATACAAGGTCGAAGATATCAAAGTGCTACATGAGGGAAGTAACCAATCCATTACATTAATTCAAAGAATAGTGGAAAGAAGCTGGGAGCAGCTAGAACAAGACGATGGTAGGAAAGGTGGATAG
- the CIA2 gene encoding iron-sulfur cluster assembly protein CIA2 (Component of cytosolic iron-sulfur protein assembly (CIA) machinery; acts at a late step of Fe-S cluster assembly; forms the CIA targeting complex with Cia1p and Met18p that directs Fe-S cluster incorporation and maturation of a subset of proteins involved in methionine biosynthesis, DNA replication and repair, transcription, and telomere maintenance; ortholog of human FAM96B) has protein sequence MSEFLNENPDILEENQLPTRKEDSTKDLLLGGFSNEATLERRSLLLKIDHSLKSQVLQDIEVLDKLLSIRIPPELTSDEDSLPAESEDESVAGGGKEEEEPDLIDAQEIYDLIAHISDPEHPLSLGQLSVVNLEDIDVHDSGNQNEMAEVVIKITPTITHCSLATLIGLGIRVRLERSLPPRFRITILLKKGTHDSENQVNKQLNDKERVAAACENEQLLGVVSKMLVTCK, from the coding sequence ATGTCTgagtttttgaatgaaaatCCCGACATTTTAGAGGAGAACCAACTTCCCActagaaaagaagataGTACCAAGGACCTTTTGTTAGGCGGGTTCAGCAACGAAGCTACGCTGGAAAGGAGAAGCCTTTTGCTGAAAATAGACCATTCTTTAAAGTCTCAGGTATTGCAAGATATAGAGGTCTTAGACAAGCTTCTTTCCATTCGAATTCCACCAGAACTGACTTCCGATGAGGATAGTTTGCCAGCAGAAAGCGAGGATGAATCCGTAGCGGGTGGAGGAAAGGAGGAGGAAGAGCCTGATCTCATTGATGCTCAAGAAATATATGATTTGATAGCTCATATTTCCGACCCTGAGCACCCGTTAAGTCTGGGACAACTCTCTGTTGTAAATTTGGAAGATATTGATGTTCATGATTCAGGAAACCAGAACGAAATGGCTGAAGTCGTGATCAAAATAACACCAACAATTACCCATTGTTCTCTGGCAACGTTGATTGGTCTGGGGATACGGGTCAGGTTAGAAAGGTCTCTTCCCCCAAGATTTAGAATTACtattttgttgaagaaaggTACTCATGATAGTGAGAACCAGGTAAATAAACAACTAAATGATAAGGAACGTGTAGCAGCTGCATGTGAGAATGAACAACTGTTGGGTGTAGTCTCTAAGATGTTAGTGACTTGTAAGTAA
- the EPT1 gene encoding bifunctional diacylglycerol cholinephosphotransferase/ethanolaminephosphotransferase (sn-1,2-diacylglycerol ethanolamine- and cholinephosphotranferase; not essential for viability; EPT1 has a paralog, CPT1, that arose from the whole genome duplication): MGYFVPDSHIENLKSYKYQSEDRSLVSKYFLKPFWQRFCHIFPTWMAPNIITLSGFAFIVINVLTVFYYDPNLNTDTPRWTYFSYALGVFLYQTFDGCDGVHARRINQSGPLGELFDHSIDAINSTLSIFIFASETGMGFSYNLMLSQFAMLTNFYLSTWEEYHTHTLYLSEFSGPVEGILIVCVSLILTGIYGKQVIWHTYLFTITVGDKVIDVDTLDIVFSLAVFGLVMNALSAKRNVDKYYRNSTSSANNITQIEQDSAIKGLLPFFAYYASIALLVWMQPSFITLSFILSVGFTGAFTVGRIIVCHLTKQSFPMFNAPMLIPLCQIVLYKICLSLWGIESNKIVFALSWLGFGLSLGVHIMFMNDIIHEFTEYLDVYALSIKRSKLT; encoded by the exons ATGGGATATTTTGTTCCGGATTCACATATCGAAAATCTAAAGTCATATAA ATATCAAAGTGAAGACCGCTCGCTGGTATCGAAGTATTTCTTAAAGCCATTTTGGCAAAGATTTTGTCACATATTTCCCACGTGGATGGCGCCCAACATCATCACATTATCAGGATTTGCTTTTATAGTTATCAACGTGTTGACTGTATTCTATTACGATCCAAACCTTAACACAGATACGCCTCGCTggacatatttttcttacGCTTTAGGTGTATTCCTATATCAAACGTTCGATGGATGTGATGGTGTACACGCTCGCCGTATCAATCAATCAGGACCCTTAGGAGAACTATTCGATCATAGTATTGATGCCATTAATTCTACTCTGTCTATTTTCATCTTCGCATCCGAAACTGGAATGGGATTTTCGTATAACTTAATGTTATCCCAATTTGCGATGCTGACGAATTTTTACTTAAGTACTTGGGAAGAGTACCATACACACACATTATACTTAAGTGAGTTTTCTGGACCCGTGGAAGGCATCCTGATTGTTTGCGTTTCATTGATACTGACAGGTATATACGGAAAACAGGTAATCTGGCATACCTACTTATTTACAATTACAGTTGGTGATAAGGTAATTGATGTAGACACTCTagatattgttttttccCTAGCTGTTTTCGGTTTGGTTATGAACGCATTGTCTGCGAAAAGAAACGTGGATAAGTATTATAGAAACAGCACTTCTTCGGCCAACAATATCACGCAAATTGAGCAAGATAGTGCTATAAAAGGTCTTTTGCCCTTTTTTGCCTATTATGCAAGCATTGCTTTACTAGTGTGGATGCAACCAAGCTTTATTACACTCTCTTTCATCCTTTCCGTTGGTTTCACGGGAGCATTTACCGTCGGAAGAATAATCGTTTGCCATTTAACTAAGCAGAGCTTTCCCATGTTCAATGCACCCATGTTAATTCCTTTGTGCCAGATAGTATTGTACAAAATATGTCTATCCCTTTGGGGAATTGAGTCTAATAAAATCGTCTTTGCCCTATCTTGGCTTGGGTTCGGTCTCTCACTAGGTGTTCACATTATGTTTATGAATGACATTATCCATGAATTTACTGAGTACCTGGACGTTTATGCTTTATCCATCAAGCGCTCCAAGCTGACATAA
- the NDT80 gene encoding transcription factor NDT80 (Meiosis-specific transcription factor; required for exit from pachytene and for full meiotic recombination; activates middle sporulation genes; competes with Sum1p for binding to promoters containing middle sporulation elements (MSE)) has translation MNEMENTDPVLQDDLVSKYERELSTEQEEDTPVILTQLNEDGTTSNYFDKRKLKIAPRSTLQFKVGPPFELVRDYCPVVESHTGRTLDLRIIPRIDRGFDHIDEEWVGYKRNYFTLVSTFETANCDLDTFLKSSFDLLVEDSSVESRLRVQYFAIKIKAKNDDDDTEINLVQHTAKRDKGPQFCPSVCPLVPSPLPKHQIIREASNVRNITKMKKYDSTFYLHRDHVNYEEYGVDSLLFSYPEDSIQKVARYERVQFASSISVKKPSQQNKHFSLHVILGAVVDPDTFHGENPGIPYDELALKNGSKGMFVYLQEMKTPPLIIRGRSPSNYASSQRITVRTPSSVNSSQNSTKRKMPSMAQPLNESCLNARPSKRRSKVALGAPNSGASISPIKSRQSTPMEASKENEDPFFRPNKRVETLEHIQNKLGALKNQCPDSSLKYPSSSSRGMEGCLEKEDLVYSSSFSVNMKQIELKPARSFEHENIFKVGSLAFKKINELPHENYDITIEKKSMEQNYLRPEIGSRSECKTSYGNELSLSNISFSILPNSAENFHLETALFPATEEDVPRTFSRILETGSFQNYYQKMDAENADRVYSKGVKLIASGTLPSGIFNREELFEEDSFYKY, from the coding sequence ATGaatgaaatggaaaacaCAGATCCAGTATTACAGGATGATCTCGTATCCAAATATGAGAGGGAATTAAGCACAGAACAGGAAGAGGATACGCCTGTTATCCTTACGCAGTTGAATGAAGATGGCACCACTTCGAATTATTTCGACAAAAGGAAACTAAAAATTGCCCCTAGATCAACACTACAGTTCAAAGTGGGACCTCCATTTGAATTAGTGAGAGATTATTGTCCAGTCGTTGAGTCTCATACCGGAAGAACACTAGATTTACGAATTATTCCAAGAATTGACAGAGGGTTCGACcatattgatgaagagtGGGTAGGttataaaagaaattattttaCCTTAGTATCAACGTTTGAAACGGCAAATTGTGATTTGGATACTTTTTTAAAGAGCAGTTTTGATCTTCTCGTTGAAGACTCTTCAGTAGAAAGCAGATTAAGAGTGCAATATTTCGCtatcaaaataaaagctaAGAATGACGACGACGACACGGAAATCAATCTCGTCCAGCATACAGCGAAACGCGACAAAGGTCCTCAATTTTGTCCTTCAGTATGTCCGTTGGTGCCTTCCCCTTTgccaaaacatcaaatcATAAGAGAAGCTTCAAATGTTCGAAATATCActaaaatgaaaaaatacgaTTCCACTTTTTATTTGCACAGAGACCACGTTAATTATGAAGAATATGGAGTGGACtctttattgttttcctATCCAGAAGATTCTATTCAGAAAGTTGCCCGTTATGAAAGAGTTCAATTTGCTTCATCAATTAGCGTGAAGAAACCATCCCAACAAAATAAACACTTTAGCTTGCATGTAATTTTAGGTGCAGTGGTAGATCCAGATACCTTTCATGGGGAGAATCCCGGAATTCCTTATGATGAACTGGCTTTAAAAAATGGATCAAAAGGGATGTTTGTGTATTtgcaagaaatgaaaaCGCCTCCTCTTATTATTAGAGGAAGATCACCTTCTAACTATGCGTCATCTCAGCGAATAACTGTGAGAACACCGTCGAGTGTCAATTCCTCACAAAACAGcacaaaaagaaaaatgccATCAATGGCGCAGCCGTTAAATGAAAGTTGCTTAAATGCAAGACCTTCGAAAAGGCGATCCAAAGTGGCGCTAGGTGCACCGAACTCTGGGGCCTCCATCTCGCCTATCAAATCTCGTCAATCCACACCAATGGAAGCTTCGAAGGAAAATGAGGATCCGTTCTTCAGGCCAAATAAAAGGGTGGAGACTCTTGAACATATCCAGAACAAACTGGgtgctttgaaaaatcaatgTCCAGATTCCTCTCTGAAATATCCGAGTTCATCTTCAAGAGGTATGGAAGGGTGTTTAGAAAAGGAGGATTTAGTTTACTCAAGTAGTTTTTCTGTTAATATGAAGCAAATCGAACTGAAACCGGCACGCTCTTTTGAACAtgagaatattttcaaagtaGGCTCATTagcattcaaaaaaatcaatgaaTTACCTCATGAAAATTATGATATAACAATAGAGAAGAAATCAATGGAACAGAATTATCTAAGACCAGAGATAGGCTCACGTTCTGAATGCAAAACAAGCTATGGTAACGAACTCTCcctttcaaatatttctttctctatACTACCTAACTCagcagaaaattttcacttGGAAACTGCACTTTTCCCAGCTACGGAAGAGGATGTGCCAAGGacattttcaagaatattagaAACAGGTTcgtttcaaaattattatcaaaaaatggatGCAGAAAATGCAGATAGGGTATATTCGAAAGGGGTCAAGTTGATTGCAAGCGGTACTCTACCATCTGGTATATTTAATAGGGAAGAATTGTTTGAGGAAGATAGTTTCTATAAGTATTAA
- a CDS encoding uncharacterized protein (hypothetical protein; conserved across S. cerevisiae strains), which yields MINAIMIGSCQTFNTILCNISMNNYHSNVQLSSIRLQYCMKYSLTFSLFYNSTVTLKRQTWRTLIYDVCIWLDTAVIRNIIIRQLVVTLVVYYHMVCKNIT from the coding sequence ATGATCAATGCAATAATGATTGGTAGTTGCCAAACATTTAATACGATCCTCTGTAATATTTCTATGAATAATTATCACAGCAACGTTCAATTATCTTCAATTCGGCTTCAGTACTGTATGAAATACTCGCtaacattttctttattctaTAATAGCACAGTGACACTTAAACGTCAAACGTGGCGCACATTAATATACGATGTATGCATTTGGCTTGACACTGCTGTAATAAGGAACATCATCATCCGTCAACTAGTAGTCACATTAGTAGTGTATTATCACATGGTGTGTAAGAACATTACGtaa
- the ANS1 gene encoding Ans1p (Putative GPI protein; SWAT-GFP and mCherry fusion proteins localize to the vacuole; transcription dependent upon Azf1p): MKCTLVSTLFAITNILVAHAQVSNSSDTLDVQFANSTNSYIEGKFNSTDEAFNSSASWSLAAQQKKISNAAVYDVGGWNGSLYRSNRSAVADHQPGKKQDAAISQISDGQIQATASGPETTAATTPSSTANVSVYEGAGMKVESKNMGYIVGVAALLFL, from the coding sequence ATGAAGTGCACTTTAGTTTCCACATTGTTTGCCATCACCAATATTCTAGTTGCACATGCACAAGTAAGCAACTCCTCAGACACGTTGGACGTACAATTTGCGAATAGTACGAACTCGTACATAGAAGGAAAATTTAATTCGACTGATGAAGCCTTCAACAGCAGCGCATCTTGGTCCTTAGCAGCTCAGCAGAAAAAGATATCTAATGCAGCTGTATATGATGTGGGTGGTTGGAATGGCTCATTGTATCGTTCCAATAGAAGCGCTGTTGCAGATCATCAACCCGGCAAAAAGCAAGATGCCGCTATTTCACAGATCAGTGATGGTCAAATCCAAGCCACTGCGTCTGGACCTGAGACTACCGCTGCTACTACCCCAAGTAGTACCGCAAATGTCTCTGTCTATGAAGGTGCTGGTATGAAGGTTGAATCCAAGAACATGGGTTATATAGTTGGAGTAGCAGCgctattatttttataa
- a CDS encoding uncharacterized protein (hypothetical protein; localizes to the nucleus; required for asymmetric localization of Kar9p during mitosis) — protein MARNRTTSKKNVQSKRLIDRVVPMDKIKKVGVAKKKTVEHTKEGFSVVNGKLVSSNDVGVLLREAQGAIDKRTNVSQRNRKKGIKNNRPHKDINSSPDWGNAHRGTDWQSEKANGMNRAKNSRNFTTNIKLQRQHFGEEIQGGSQLVISTNSDASDKLLMLFNLTLGVNQENLKNVLENISQVQIAQIRVRDLPSGSATAKVRLAYPTTQSLEKVRKLFHGALVDGRRIQVVIASDESSHLSY, from the coding sequence ATGGCTAGAAATAGAACAACctccaagaaaaatgttCAAAGTAAACGCTTAATAGACAGAGTGGTTCCCATGGACAAGATTAAAAAAGTTGGCGtagcgaaaaaaaaaaccgtAGAACACACTAAAGAAGGATTTAGCGTTGTCAACGGTAAGCTAGTAAGCAGCAATGACGTCGGTGTACTGTTAAGAGAAGCACAGGGTGCTATCGATAAAAGAACTAATGTTTCCCAAAGAAATAGGAAAAAGGGAATAAAGAATAATAGGCCCCACAAAGACATAAACAGCAGTCCTGACTGGGGCAATGCCCACAGAGGAACCGATTGGCAGAGCGAAAAAGCAAACGGCATGAACAGGGCCAAGAACTCTCGGAATTTTACCACTAATATTAAATTGCAGCGACAACATTTTGGCGAAGAAATACAAGGTGGCAGCCAGCTTGTGATATCTACAAATTCAGATGCTTCAGATAAATTGTTAATGCTATTCAACCTAACTTTGGGAGTAAACCAagaaaacttgaaaaatgttCTGGAAAACATTTCTCAGGTGCAGATAGCTCAAATTAGGGTTAGAGACCTGCCTTCAGGATCTGCCACCGCTAAGGTCCGTCTGGCATATCCTACAACACAGTCTTTGGAGAAGGTAAGAAAACTGTTCCATGGCGCTCTAGTTGATGGAAGGCGCATCCAAGTGGTGATTGCATCTGATGAATCGTCCCACTTGTCGTATTAG
- the FUR1 gene encoding uracil phosphoribosyltransferase (Uracil phosphoribosyltransferase; synthesizes UMP from uracil; involved in the pyrimidine salvage pathway) — MSSEPFKNVYLLPQTNQLLGLYTIIRNKNTTRPDFIFYSDRIIRLLVEEGLNHLPVQKQIVETDTNENFEGVSFMGKICGVSIVRAGESMEQGLRDCCRSVRIGKILIQRDEETALPKLFYEKLPEDISERYVFLLDPMLATGGSAIMATEVLIKRGVKPERIYFLNLICSKEGIEKYHAAFPEVRIVTGALDRGLDENKYLVPGLGDFGDRYYCV; from the coding sequence ATGTCTTCGGAACCATTTAAGAACGTCTACTTGCTACCTCAAACAAACCAATTGCTGGGTTTGTACACCATCATCAGAAATAAGAATACAACTAGACctgatttcattttctacTCCGATAGAATCATCAGATTGTTGGTTGAAGAAGGTTTGAACCATCTACCTGTGCAAAAGCAAATTGTGGAAACTGACACCAACGAAAACTTCGAAGGTGTCTCATTCATGGGTAAAATCTGTGGTGTTTCCATTGTCAGAGCTGGTGAATCGATGGAGCAAGGATTAAGAGACTGTTGTAGGTCTGTGCGTATCGGTAAAATTTTAATTCAAAGGGACGAGGAGACTGCTTTACCAAAGTTATTCTACGAAAAATTACCAGAGGATATATCTGAAAGGTATGTCTTCCTATTAGACCCAATGCTGGCCACCGGTGGTAGTGCTATCATGGCTACAGAAGTCTTGATTAAGAGAGGTGTTAAGCCAGAGAGAATTTACTTCTTAAACCTAATCTGTAGTAAGGAAGGGATTGAAAAATACCATGCCGCCTTCCCAGAGGTCAGAATTGTTACTGGTGCCCTCGACAGAGGTCTAGATGAAAACAAGTATCTAGTTCCAGGGTTGGGTGACTTTGGTGACAGATACTACTGTGTTTAA